Part of the Ficedula albicollis isolate OC2 chromosome 6, FicAlb1.5, whole genome shotgun sequence genome is shown below.
AGGCAATACCTCCTTGTCATGTGTCACTGCAAGGAAAGTTCTATCACGGCCCAGCTGTGGGCCATCAGGAATGAGACTGTTCCCATCTAGCAATGCTAACACCTGCAACAGCAAGACCTAAAACTTTAGTCCAACGTTTTAGCCTTTCTCAGTGccttccccaggctgccacaAGCCCATCCCGTGATACCTGCACGCAGAGAGCTCCCACTACAAACCGGAGTCTGAGCCAGTATAACCATGCAGACCATGCATGTCCTCGCACAGCCTAAGTACCTGAGCCATCCCTTTATCTTTGCTGCCTCTTACATTCAATCCGCCTGTTATTTAAATTAGTCCTCAGGCAAATTACTATCGAACCCTCccaataaaggcaaaaaaaaaaatgccttgaaACATCAAACGCTGGAACCGAAATGCGTTTCCCTCGTGCTCAAGGTGACCTTGGCTGCACCGGTACACACAAAagatgaactttaaaaaatacgCAGTTAAAAGCCCgtttgagcagcagcagccgcatACGTACCTGTGAGCCAACCCGCCCCCCGAGCGCCCGCTCCTCTGCGGCGCTGGCGCTGTTCACCTGCCGGCCACCGCCATCCCCAGCAGCGCTCCGGGCTCACACGGCTCACCGGGGCTCCCTCGGCAGCGCTCCGGGCTCCGGCCCCGGTCCGTGCCCAGCGCTGCCCGGCTCCGGGCCCCTCCGCTGCCCTCACAGCCCTCACACCGCCGCGGGGTCCGTGCCCAGCGCTGCCCGGCTCCGGGCCCCTCCGCTGCCCTCACAGCCCTCACACCGCCGCGGGGTCCGTGCCCAGCGCTGCCCGGCTCCGGGCCCCTCCGCTGCCCTCACAGCCCTCACACCGCCGCGGGGTCCGTGCCCAGCGCTGCCCGGCTCCGGGCCCCTCCGCTGCCCTCACAGCCCTCACACCGCCGCGGGGTCCGTGCCCAGCGCTGCCCGGCTCCGGGCCCCTCCGCTGCCCTCACAGCCCTCACACCGCCGCGGGGTCCGTGCCCAGCGCTGCCCGGCTCCGGGCCCCTCCGCTGCCCTCACAGCCCTCACACCGCCGCGGGGTCCGTGCCCAGCGCTGCCCGGCTCCGGGCCCCTCCGCTGCCCTCACAGCCCTCACACCGCCGCGGGGTCCGTGCCCAGCGCTGCCCGGCTCCGGGCCCCTCCGCTGCCCTCACAGCCCTCACACCGCCGCGGGGTCCGTGCCCAGCGCTGCCCGGCTCCGGGCCCCTCCGCTGCCCTCACAGCCCTCACACCGCCGCGGGGTCCGTGCCCAGCGCTGCCCGGCTCCGGGCCCCTCCGCTGCCCTCACAGCCCTCACACCGCCGCGGGGTCCGTGCCCAGCGCTGCCCGGCTCCGGGCCCCTCCGCTGCCCTCACAGCCCTCACACCGCCGCGGGGTCCGTGCCCAGCGCTGCCCGGCTCCGGGCCCCTCCGCTGCCCTCACAGCCCTCACACCGCCGCGGGGTCCGTGCCCAGCGCTGCCCGGCTCCGGGCCCCTCCGCTGCCCTCACAGCCCTCACACCGCCGCGGGGTCCGTGCCCAGCGCTGCCCGGCTCCGGGCCCCTCCGCTGCCCTCACAGCCCTCACACCGCCGCGGGGTCCGTGCCCAGCGCTGCCCGGCTCCGGGCCCCTCCGCTGCCCTCACAGCCCTCACACCGCCGCGGGGTCCGTGCCCAGCGCTGCCCGGCTCCGGGCCCCTCCGCTGCCCTCACAGCCCTCACACCGCCGCGGGGTCCGTGCCCAGCGCTGCCCGGCTCCGGGCCCCTCCGCTGCCCTCACAGCCCTCACACCGCCGCGGGGTCCGTGCCCAGCGCTGCCCGGCTCCGGGCCCCTCCGCTGCCCTCACAGCCCTCACACCGCCGCGGGGTCCGTGCCCAGCGCTGCCCGGCTCCGGGCCCCTCCGCTGCCCTCACAGCCCTCACACCGCCGCGGGGTCCGTGCCCAGCGCTGCCCGGCTCCGGGCCCCTCCGCTGCCCTCACAGCCCTCACACCGCCGCGGGGTCCGTGCCCAGCGCTGCCCGGCTCCGGGCCCCTCCGCTGCCCTCACAGCCCTCACACCGCCGCGGGGTCCGTGCCCAGCGCTGCCCGGCTCCGGGCCCCTCCGCTGCCCTCACAGCCCTCACACCGCCGCGGGGTCCGTGCCCAGCGCTGCCCGGCTCCGGGCCCCTCCGCTGCCCTCACAGCCCTCACACCGCCGCGGGGTCCGTGCCCAGCGCTGCCCGGCTCCGGGCCCCTCCGCTGCCCTCACAGCCCTCACACCGCCGCGGGGTCCGTGCCCAGCGCTGCCCGGCTCCGGGCCCCTCCGCTGCCCTCACAGCCCTCACACCGCCGCGGGGTCCGTGCCCAGCGCTGCCCGGCTCCGGGCCCCTCCGCTGCCCTCACAGCCCTCACACCGCCGCGGGGCCCGCAGCCACCGCGTGGTTCAACACCGCTCCCACCgccccagcccagagagagAGCAGCGACTTACGGCTGGTAACTCTCAAATCTGAGCTGCCCAGCGGGAAACGCTGGAAAGGTGATGTGAAATGGTGTTCAAGTGGATTTGCAGCGACTCAGAGTTGCCGCTGAGAACAATTGCAAAAATTTCGGGACAGGTATCGATCCGCCTGCCCGGCCTTGCAGCGGTACCAGTTTGCCTTTTACTGAGCGCAAAAGTAAATGTTGATCGAGATTGCTGCATGTAACCAAACAAGGGCGAGAGTGTTTTTTGGCTTTGACATTCTTGGGCTATTTAAAGACAGTTTCTCTGCGGCTTGAGTTACAGCCCAGCAGGAAGGCTCGTGCCtacatttcttctttgaatGTCCAAATCACAGCAGTGCAATACAGTATTAAAGTGACAAAATAAAAGATACTGCTTATACTAATGCAAATACTCTGCTTAGCACGATGAGTTAGTTTTCCCCTTAAGGTCTTCCTTCTAGATGttgttttgaaattataaaCGAGAATTGTAAAGTAAGAATTACAATTGCCTTTCACACATAAAACAAAAAGGCGTGAGATGTGATAGACAGAAACCGAACTGCTGCATGCATAGGGGAACTGCCCTAGTTCCCACAACTGAGTGCCTCCAGGGAATACCACTGGAGTATTAGTGCTGGTAGTTTACAAAGAGCATCGTGCAGATTGTGGGTTAGAAGGGATTCTGAGTCCgcattttcctcctttatcaaggaaaaatattttgttgcaaTGTGGGTGTTGGAATGAAAAACACCTaactttcaaatttaaaaatataataacatACGAGCTAGTGAAATGTACAACTTATAGAAAGTTTGTATTTCTGTGCAATAAGCAGTCCAGTATTTATGCGTATCAAATAGTTTTCCAAAACATCACTTTTCCCATAGAGAAAGGACAATCTGTAATGGTATTTCTTAGAGCACATTCATATAGTAAAGTTTTCATCCCGATTTCTCATAATTTGTGTCAGGAATTCCAAATATGTCAGTTCTGGTGAAAGAGAGCTGGTGAAGTAGTGCCAAACACCCACTTTCTAGTTTTGGTCTTGCAAAGGAACATACCCAGAATCTCTGACCCCTTCTAAAATACAAGCCCTTAGCTGTCCAGCTTTATAACAAAGCTTTTGACTTGACATCAACTTTTTCTTGGAGTGATTTACTGAAGATCAGTTGGGAAAGGAGGCAGACTTTGCAttcagctggctctgctgcagctaaGAGAAGATTTGTGGGGGCTTCTCTAATCAGAGCCGAGGCAGGAGTCTGTGTGTGACCAACAGTCACAGTGCTACTGTCACATCTGTGCTCCCTTTGCTTGCTCAGTGCACATCTCATTGCCTTAGTGGAGGCCAGAGAAGGATTCGCCTGTCTTTGATCTGGTGACCAGCAGCAGGGCCAAATCTCACACTCAGGGTCGTGTGGTGTTTGACCCAGGGGTGTTGAAAGCCTCGAAAGCGGAAGCTTGGAACTTCACTCAGAAAAGTGAAATCCAGTATTATATCCTGTGTTTTTGTAGCTCTCTTTGTGTAAGGAGCAGATCACAGAAGCAAAGTCCCAATAAAATGCTGCAGCCCACATCCTGATCATTGCTTCCAGCGTGAATCTACGTGCAATGAGGGGAGTCAGAGCTTGAATCATCTTAGAAATCACAGTGGAGGAGATGATTCAAGAGCTGGATTACATGAAACCTGAATACAACAGAGATGGCAATGAATGCTTATATATCGAGTCTaagaaaatgcaggaaacaTAATGCCATTAAAATCCTTACAAATGTCTAATAATTTATTGTTTCACTGCATTTGTGTTGTTATTTGGGAGCTTCTTAGCTGGTTCTTATGAAAGACCCTCAGTATTGCTTACACACAACTTAACCTTCTCTAGGTGTGGAATCACattgatttttccccccttccacTTATGAAAATAGGGGATCAAAGAAAGCACCTGTTTTCAGTGTGCTATGGTGCAATTCAGAGCAAACCCAGCCACTGAGTGTAAAGGCAGCTTTGTCTGCTTTGCTTCCTTCTATAAAAGTTGAACTGTAGTACAATTAAAACCTAACATGGAACTTCTGGCATGTCTTTTCATTGAATGCTTTTACACTGG
Proteins encoded:
- the LOC101817148 gene encoding basic proline-rich protein-like, translated to MRFPRAQGDLGCTARLSSSSRIRTCEPTRPPSARSSAALALFTCRPPPSPAALRAHTAHRGSLGSAPGSGPGPCPALPGSGPLRCPHSPHTAAGSVPSAARLRAPPLPSQPSHRRGVRAQRCPAPGPSAALTALTPPRGPCPALPGSGPLRCPHSPHTAAGSVPSAARLRAPPLPSQPSHRRGVRAQRCPAPGPSAALTALTPPRGPCPALPGSGPLRCPHSPHTAAGSVPSAARLRAPPLPSQPSHRRGVRAQRCPAPGPSAALTALTPPRGPCPALPGSGPLRCPHSPHTAAGSVPSAARLRAPPLPSQPSHRRGVRAQRCPAPGPSAALTALTPPRGPCPALPGSGPLRCPHSPHTAAGSVPSAARLRAPPLPSQPSHRRGVRAQRCPAPGPSAALTALTPPRGPCPALPGSGPLRCPHSPHTAAGSVPSAARLRAPPLPSQPSHRRGVRAQRCPAPGPSAALTALTPPRGPCPALPGSGPLRCPHSPHTAAGSVPSAARLRAPPLPSQPSHRRGVRAQRCPAPGPSAALTALTPPRGPCPALPGSGPLRCPHSPHTAAGSVPSAARLRAPPLPSQPSHRRGVRAQRCPAPGPSAALTALTPPRGPCPALPGSGPLRCPHSPHTAAGSVPSAARLRAPPLPSQPSHRRGARSHRVVQHRSHRPSPEREQRLTVSIRLPGLAAVPVCLLLSAKVNVDRDCCM